The following DNA comes from Fibrobacter sp. UWB4.
GCTCAAGAAGATTTATGCCGAAGCTTGCGACCTTACTTCGTTTGTTCCGATGAACAAGCAGGACTTGGTTCAGGAAATTGTTGCAAAGAACATTGCGGGTACGACGAGCAGCATTATCAACCGTGCACTGAGCACGTTCTTCAAGGCGAAACTCGTGACCATCAGCGGTGGCGATGACAAGCTCTGGACGGTCACCGAGACGAATCAGTACTGGAAAGAGATTGACAAGGCGATGCTCGACAGGCTCCGCGTGAGCCTCAAGGAGACTGGCCAGAAAGTCCCCAAGAAAGATATCGTCGCTATTTTGTACGGAAAGTACGCCGACGGCGAAGCCGAGAAGCTTGTTTAGCGGCTACGCTTCGTCGTTCTGAGTGCAACGAAGATACCAGTTATATCTTGTTCTACATACCAGAAATGACTGGATTCTTCCGCCTTCGGCGTCAGAATGACGGTTGCGATAGTCTAATCTAACTTGCCTTGATACAGATCCAGCAGATTGCGGGCCAAGAGGCTTGTGTACTTGGCGTTGGTGAGCGTGGACTGTGCGCTTTCGAGGCGATTCTTTTGCGTGAGGTAATCGGTGTACGTGAGGGCGCCTACGTTACGCTGTTCTTCGGCAACCTGCAATGCTTCGTTTTCCGCTTCGACCTGGAGGATTGCGGCCTTCCACTGCATGTCGGCGCTGAGTGCGTTCAGGTAGAGCTTTTCGATATTGTTTTCGAGCGTCTTTGCCTGTTCCTTCAAGGCGACCTGACTTTCGGTTTCGCTAATCTGAGCTTGCAAGATTTTGTTCTCCGTGGCACCGCCGTCGATAATCGGGATGTTGATGTTCAACGAAATGCTGTGCGAGTATCCGTTCTTGAGCTGGCTTCCGTACTTCTTGGATTCCCAGGCCTGGAGGCCGGTGCTTGCGCTTGCGCCGAGCGATACCTTGATGGACTTGCCCTTGCCTGCAATTTCGGTATTCTTCTTTGCAACCTGGATGGCGAGGCTGTCGGACTTTAATCCCGGATTCGTTTCCGTGGCTGTAGCCTGGAGCGCGTCAAGAGCCGGAATCGGCGTGAGGGCGTCCGGCGTCTGGATTTCGGATTCCGGAGCGGAGACTTCGAACGCTTCGCTTTCCGGGAGTTCCAAGAGCTGGCGGAGCGTAGTCTTTGCGGTGCTCACGCTAAGCTGTGCGGCAAGCTGGGCAGCTTCTTTCTGGAGCACGTTTGCCTGCGACTGCGTCAAGTCCTTCTTGGTGATGGAGCCTGCTTCGAACAGCGTGTTGTAGTGCTCGAATTCAGCCTTGGCCAGTTCAACGGAAGCATCTGCGGTGTGCAGTTTTTCGATTGCGGCGAGCAAGTTCATGTATGCGTTCAGGACGCTTTCTTGCACGGAACGCTCGGTTTCCTTTGTCGAGAGTCGCGTCGCTTGCTTGTTGATTTCGTTTGCCTGAATGGAAAGTCTCGTAGAGCCGCCGTCCCAGAGCGTGTAGGAAGCGCTGAGGCCAGCGTTTAAG
Coding sequences within:
- a CDS encoding TolC family protein, with protein sequence MNYRKAIVLGIFASASLVFADGPWTLSACLKQAKEKSLKLESAKLREQKADVSLEQAKVGNYPTLSASIGNSLYDSPFRDGPQDHYRLNAGLSASYTLWDGGSTRLSIQANEINKQATRLSTKETERSVQESVLNAYMNLLAAIEKLHTADASVELAKAEFEHYNTLFEAGSITKKDLTQSQANVLQKEAAQLAAQLSVSTAKTTLRQLLELPESEAFEVSAPESEIQTPDALTPIPALDALQATATETNPGLKSDSLAIQVAKKNTEIAGKGKSIKVSLGASASTGLQAWESKKYGSQLKNGYSHSISLNINIPIIDGGATENKILQAQISETESQVALKEQAKTLENNIEKLYLNALSADMQWKAAILQVEAENEALQVAEEQRNVGALTYTDYLTQKNRLESAQSTLTNAKYTSLLARNLLDLYQGKLD